A stretch of Flavobacteriales bacterium DNA encodes these proteins:
- a CDS encoding T9SS type A sorting domain-containing protein, which produces MTASAQQPCNIWYVAPGVVNSAGTPDNPTNIENAIAGVTGTRYYLKLKNGTYNISSIIELPNNVIIEGGYDVVGGEWVKTSNQVTNLVFSGVEQVDNDTRHVIGMRSASKSGWILQDLTISTTNASGNSTSGNGTTNYALYVASSSNYSIIRCVIDPGNGTTGLGDNNSGTYNSSWDGGNGGNGTNGGNGSNGECDGGTCDRGGDGGVGGNGGSGGSSPIGNTGGAGAGGGEAGAGGDENCVGADASCSGHSRTSWGQNGSQGLNGGTGGTGVGPGGAGGGQGARGCGGQGEEDNGDNAAAGGAGSNGTDGSTVASSLSTYFIPSYGTDGGGGGGGGGGGGGGGGAWDAGGSLGNDDGGGGGHGGGGGAGGGGGAKGGRGGGGSFGLYIASNGVGSVIDDSQLTTGTAGSGGAGGTGGLAGSRGSASTFSTSCGDNAGSGGDGGIGGTAGRGGNGGAGTAGTAYYFGKYLGSNPTFQGTTVGAASNTAGATYGSVPNATNIAVNYQNAQPCTNSEIVITKGSGSWALPSGAHFVNNLTSSTSQWNSGSSPATVYFDNSGAYDITANGGTYSSFVRVITSRPLPVISTLPSSICVGSTVSLATATSADQYEWLIYNDNQGPNGTLILNSASQNPGVSPPLSTAGTYWVRLRTKTECCGWSIPVFQQVIVHPFPSAPTLTSNTPLCAGSTLQLNVTAPIGGATYNWSGPESFSTTGTNPTRPNITLTQAGAYTATVTVNGCTSLTSGSTTVVVNPIPVLTATNNASTICSGTSTSISLNSTVGGSTYTWNTSVSGSITGATNASGFSGSSISQVLTNTGTTQGSVTYDIYPTANSCVGSTQTVTVNVNPLPVGTISGTTTICEGDATDLTFNFTVGTGPFSVQYTDGTTTYTLPSIYDGHTVSVSPSTSTTYNITQISDNNTCVNGVISSSAIITVNPAPNGTMSVVTPICFGEQTTITFNFTSGTSPFNINFTDGVTNFSLTGVNDGDTYMVTPPTSVTYSYTSITDGNSCARTSGFAGSAQVIVNPLPTVSFTGLASDYCETGASVTLTGNQAPGGTFSGTGVTDLANGTATFSPGAASIGNNTVTYTFTDINTCTNSIDQIANVDEQPVANAGAAGNECDLDFTFAAVPTVGLGSWTLVSGAGNAFFSNASSPTSSVQVTAYGTYVFEWREVNGECSDSQQVTVNFYQQPTVTLGADRDECQLTYSLTPTTNISVTSYQWTQISGPTAVIVDDAAPVASIVTSGTPGVYVFEVTVTVNGCSASSQVAITQVVAPIADAGSGGDECDLNFNLNATPSVGVGTWTQTGGPGFVNFIPNNHTANATVTVSQYGNYQFTWTEDLLNCSDAASITVNFYQQPVANPGSGGNECDLDFVFSAVPSVGNGTWSQVSGPGTSSFVDATNATTTVAVSSIGQYVFQWEEVNGTCSDAGTVTVNFFEQPVANAGFGGGECDLDFQLGATPSVGVGGWTASGPGTITFSPSASDPNAVATVSAYGIYIFTWSEDNFGCTDNASITVNFDQQTNANAGIGGDECDLNFTFTGSPSIGTGTWTAQGPGNAFYSNPNSPTATVTVDTYGSYLFTWTETNGNCTAVDQVSVNFYQQPVANAGLGGQECNLNFQFAAIPSVGNGLWLQTNGPGASTFVVDSDPNTIVTVDQYGTYTYTWTETNGVCSDNATVVVDFYEQPVADAGTGGDECDLDFVLNGTASVGVGLWTASGPGTATFSDDLDPNSTVTVSTYGTYTFTWTEINGTCSDAASVTVHFYQQPVAVAGLGGDECDVNFLTSAVPSVGTGMWSQTSGPGNSTFSNASSAINVITVDTYGTYDFTWTETNGTCVDFRSMTVNFYEQPNANAGLGGDECDLDFTLAATASVGTGAWTYTGPGTATFGSPTAASTVVTVSQSGAYTFTWTETNGVCSDADAVTVNFYDQPVADPGTGGDECDLNFTFNGTASYGTGVWTYTGPGTASFTSASSVTSTVTVSAYGTYVFTWTETNGICSDNASVTVNFYQQPVANAGTVSNQCDLDFTFGAVPSIGVGTWTYTGAGNATFAPSANDPAATVTVDATGSYTFTWTEDNNGCTSSSSRTIAFNALPTVSFSGLAAQYCVSVTSQQPLVGTPSGGTFSGLGISGNSFIPSAAGVGTIFITYTYTDVNGCTDSETQSVDVNGLPTVSFSGLAASYCEDDAAPYVLTGSPSGGAFVGPGMASGSFTPSVANNGTHNITYTYVDAFGCTSSDQQTTVVNELPVVSFTGLSATYCEDASNANLTGIPAGGTFAGPGIVGNAFSPVAAGVGTHTIVYSYTDGNSCSNTYSQQVTVNDVPLPAISPSGNIEICAGTSVTLDAGNGYVQYSWSTNQNGQSISVNTAGSYHVTVTTAGGCVGTSADVTVIVNQLPVVDLGPDTVICTGHVLTLDAGNAGSSYSWSTFEITQTINVTTSGLYVANVTDQNGCVGTDNVAVTASDLLDPIIVANGPITFCAGQSVVLDAGAGYDSYLWSTGATTQTITVSGAGLIEVEVMDQFGCGGTDDEVVSVLQLPNAVIQPSGPIAICSSDTITLSASNTFAAYSWNPGGATSSSIDVWQSGSYSVTVTDPNNGCVATSNVVQVTVNNSAPPVIVASGSVQFCDGGSVSLSVAPGPYNSYLWTSGSTTPSIVVTETGDYGVTVQDANGCTDSTLLGNPLHVEVWDPQPIAVQQGDSIVVTNGPFDQYQWYYNGGPVPGATGPVIQPAQSGNYTVHAWDSHDCEGVSFNVEFTFTGIVDVNDIYDISVYPNPTRGMVTLVADFGKSVDLVMSLKDVTGRSIIVPETLNNVSSIRREIDLESLSMGVYYLQLVTEEGMVVKPIIRD; this is translated from the coding sequence ATGACCGCTTCTGCTCAGCAGCCATGTAACATTTGGTATGTTGCTCCTGGAGTTGTGAATTCTGCAGGAACTCCTGATAATCCGACCAATATAGAAAATGCAATAGCTGGAGTTACAGGAACGCGATATTACCTGAAGTTGAAAAACGGAACGTACAATATCTCGTCCATCATCGAATTACCGAATAATGTGATCATCGAAGGTGGTTATGATGTTGTTGGAGGCGAATGGGTAAAGACCAGTAATCAGGTCACTAACCTTGTTTTTAGTGGGGTTGAACAGGTAGACAATGACACGCGACACGTAATTGGTATGCGCTCAGCCAGTAAATCCGGTTGGATTCTTCAAGACTTAACCATTAGCACAACCAATGCTTCAGGAAACAGTACTTCAGGAAATGGCACTACCAATTATGCTCTTTATGTCGCGAGTAGTTCTAACTATAGCATCATTCGTTGTGTGATTGATCCAGGGAATGGTACCACAGGATTAGGAGATAATAATTCTGGAACATACAATTCGTCATGGGATGGAGGAAATGGAGGAAATGGAACAAACGGTGGAAACGGGTCCAATGGTGAATGTGATGGAGGAACATGTGATCGAGGTGGCGATGGTGGAGTTGGAGGAAATGGCGGAAGTGGAGGTTCAAGCCCTATTGGGAATACAGGTGGTGCTGGAGCTGGAGGTGGCGAAGCTGGTGCAGGTGGCGATGAAAATTGTGTTGGAGCCGATGCGTCTTGCAGCGGACACAGCCGAACATCCTGGGGACAGAATGGATCACAAGGGTTGAACGGTGGAACTGGAGGTACAGGCGTTGGTCCAGGAGGTGCCGGTGGTGGACAAGGAGCCAGAGGTTGTGGCGGTCAGGGTGAGGAGGATAATGGAGACAATGCCGCAGCAGGCGGGGCTGGAAGCAATGGAACTGACGGGTCAACTGTTGCATCATCTCTTTCTACATATTTCATTCCTAGCTACGGCACCGATGGTGGCGGTGGTGGCGGTGGAGGCGGAGGCGGAGGCGGGGGCGGTGGCGCCTGGGATGCTGGCGGCTCTTTAGGAAATGATGATGGTGGCGGTGGCGGCCATGGCGGTGGCGGTGGTGCTGGTGGTGGTGGTGGTGCCAAGGGAGGCCGCGGTGGCGGTGGCTCTTTTGGTCTATATATCGCTTCTAATGGCGTTGGTTCTGTGATTGATGATTCTCAATTGACAACTGGAACTGCTGGTTCTGGTGGTGCTGGAGGTACTGGAGGACTTGCTGGATCCCGAGGTTCAGCTTCAACTTTCTCTACTTCTTGTGGAGATAACGCTGGTTCAGGAGGAGACGGTGGAATCGGAGGTACTGCTGGTAGAGGAGGAAATGGTGGTGCTGGAACAGCTGGAACTGCTTACTATTTTGGGAAATATCTCGGTAGTAACCCAACTTTTCAAGGAACTACTGTTGGAGCTGCTTCTAATACTGCTGGAGCTACGTATGGTTCGGTACCTAATGCGACCAATATTGCAGTAAATTATCAGAATGCGCAACCATGTACTAATTCAGAAATAGTGATAACCAAAGGTTCGGGCTCATGGGCCCTTCCGTCTGGCGCTCATTTCGTCAACAACCTGACTTCGAGTACATCTCAGTGGAACTCTGGCTCATCTCCGGCAACTGTTTACTTCGATAACAGTGGAGCTTACGACATTACCGCAAATGGTGGCACATACAGCAGTTTTGTGAGGGTTATAACCAGTAGACCACTTCCAGTGATTTCTACATTGCCATCATCAATTTGTGTTGGGTCCACGGTAAGTTTGGCTACGGCAACAAGTGCAGATCAATATGAATGGTTAATTTATAACGATAATCAAGGTCCAAACGGAACACTTATACTCAATTCTGCAAGTCAAAACCCAGGGGTAAGTCCTCCATTAAGTACGGCAGGAACGTATTGGGTTCGATTACGAACTAAAACTGAATGCTGTGGATGGTCAATTCCGGTGTTTCAGCAGGTAATTGTACACCCTTTCCCTTCAGCTCCTACGCTTACTAGTAATACACCGCTGTGTGCTGGAAGTACACTACAGTTGAATGTAACGGCCCCTATTGGTGGAGCTACATATAACTGGTCTGGCCCAGAATCTTTTTCTACAACCGGAACAAACCCAACAAGACCTAATATTACGCTTACTCAAGCCGGTGCATATACCGCAACAGTAACTGTTAACGGTTGTACAAGTTTAACAAGTGGTTCGACAACGGTTGTTGTGAATCCTATTCCGGTACTCACTGCTACCAACAATGCTTCTACAATTTGTAGCGGAACCAGTACATCAATCAGTCTCAATTCTACTGTTGGTGGTTCCACCTATACGTGGAATACAAGCGTTTCAGGTTCCATAACTGGAGCAACAAATGCATCAGGATTTTCTGGATCTTCCATTTCTCAGGTGTTGACCAATACTGGAACCACACAAGGAAGCGTTACATACGACATCTATCCGACAGCGAATAGTTGTGTTGGTAGTACACAGACAGTAACTGTAAACGTCAATCCGCTACCTGTTGGAACCATCTCTGGTACGACCACAATCTGTGAAGGAGATGCAACCGATCTGACCTTCAATTTTACAGTCGGAACGGGACCATTTTCGGTTCAGTATACCGATGGTACAACTACTTATACATTACCGAGTATATATGATGGTCATACCGTTTCGGTTTCTCCATCCACATCTACGACTTACAATATCACGCAGATATCTGATAATAATACGTGTGTCAATGGTGTGATTTCCAGTTCTGCTATCATCACGGTAAATCCTGCTCCCAACGGAACGATGTCGGTTGTAACTCCGATCTGTTTCGGTGAACAAACAACTATCACGTTCAATTTTACGAGTGGAACCAGTCCGTTCAATATCAATTTCACGGACGGGGTAACTAACTTCTCTCTCACAGGTGTAAATGATGGAGATACTTACATGGTAACACCACCAACCTCTGTGACGTACTCTTACACGTCAATCACAGATGGAAACAGTTGCGCCAGAACAAGTGGATTTGCTGGGTCAGCGCAGGTCATCGTCAATCCACTTCCAACGGTAAGTTTTACAGGTTTGGCTTCGGATTATTGCGAAACTGGAGCGTCAGTAACGCTCACGGGAAATCAAGCTCCTGGAGGAACTTTCTCTGGAACGGGAGTGACAGATCTTGCCAATGGAACGGCCACGTTCAGCCCTGGTGCAGCTTCAATCGGCAACAACACGGTTACTTACACTTTTACAGACATTAATACGTGTACCAATTCAATAGACCAAATTGCTAATGTTGATGAGCAACCTGTTGCTAATGCTGGTGCTGCTGGAAATGAGTGTGATCTAGATTTCACGTTCGCGGCTGTTCCAACAGTCGGTTTAGGTTCTTGGACACTGGTAAGTGGAGCTGGTAATGCATTTTTCTCAAATGCAAGTTCTCCAACCTCTTCGGTTCAAGTGACGGCATATGGCACTTATGTGTTTGAATGGCGTGAAGTAAATGGTGAGTGCTCAGATAGTCAGCAGGTCACCGTCAATTTCTATCAGCAACCAACCGTGACCTTAGGTGCTGACAGAGACGAATGTCAACTTACTTATAGCCTGACACCAACCACGAATATTTCGGTCACATCGTATCAGTGGACGCAGATATCTGGTCCTACTGCCGTTATTGTTGATGACGCTGCGCCAGTTGCATCAATCGTTACTAGCGGTACTCCTGGCGTTTATGTTTTTGAAGTTACAGTGACCGTCAACGGATGTTCCGCGTCTAGTCAGGTGGCCATCACACAAGTTGTTGCTCCTATAGCAGACGCTGGATCCGGAGGCGATGAATGCGATCTCAACTTCAATTTGAACGCCACGCCAAGCGTAGGAGTTGGAACATGGACACAAACAGGTGGTCCAGGTTTCGTGAATTTCATACCGAACAATCATACGGCTAATGCCACAGTAACGGTATCTCAATACGGTAATTACCAGTTTACTTGGACGGAAGATTTACTTAACTGTTCTGATGCAGCTTCCATTACAGTCAATTTCTATCAGCAACCTGTTGCTAACCCAGGTAGTGGTGGAAATGAGTGTGATCTTGACTTTGTATTCAGTGCGGTTCCAAGCGTTGGAAATGGAACTTGGTCGCAAGTAAGCGGACCTGGTACATCTAGCTTTGTTGATGCAACCAACGCTACCACTACTGTTGCCGTTTCATCAATTGGTCAATACGTGTTCCAATGGGAAGAGGTGAACGGAACCTGTTCCGATGCGGGAACAGTCACTGTCAATTTCTTTGAACAGCCGGTTGCCAACGCAGGATTTGGCGGAGGTGAATGTGACCTCGATTTTCAGCTCGGAGCAACCCCAAGTGTTGGTGTTGGTGGTTGGACTGCTTCAGGCCCAGGAACGATAACCTTCAGTCCGAGCGCGAGCGATCCGAATGCTGTTGCTACTGTTTCTGCTTATGGCATCTACATTTTCACGTGGAGCGAGGATAACTTCGGATGTACTGATAATGCAAGTATCACCGTCAATTTCGATCAACAGACGAATGCAAACGCTGGTATAGGTGGTGATGAGTGTGATCTCAATTTTACATTCACAGGCTCGCCAAGTATTGGAACTGGAACTTGGACAGCACAAGGTCCAGGAAATGCGTTCTATAGCAACCCTAACAGTCCAACGGCCACGGTTACTGTTGATACTTATGGTTCTTATCTCTTTACTTGGACAGAAACAAATGGTAATTGTACTGCGGTTGATCAAGTAAGTGTAAACTTCTATCAACAACCAGTTGCTAATGCTGGCCTAGGAGGTCAGGAATGCAATCTGAATTTTCAGTTCGCTGCTATTCCTAGTGTAGGAAACGGTCTTTGGTTACAGACAAACGGACCTGGTGCATCAACTTTTGTAGTTGATTCAGACCCGAATACAATTGTTACGGTTGATCAATACGGAACGTACACTTATACTTGGACTGAGACGAATGGAGTTTGCTCAGATAATGCAACAGTTGTTGTTGACTTCTACGAGCAACCAGTGGCTGATGCTGGTACTGGAGGTGACGAGTGTGATCTTGATTTCGTGCTTAACGGAACAGCTTCAGTTGGGGTTGGTCTTTGGACTGCCTCTGGACCTGGAACAGCAACGTTCTCGGATGATCTGGATCCGAATTCAACGGTAACTGTTTCAACATATGGAACGTACACTTTCACATGGACGGAGATCAACGGAACCTGTTCAGATGCAGCTTCGGTTACGGTTCATTTCTATCAACAGCCAGTAGCCGTTGCCGGTCTTGGAGGAGATGAGTGTGATGTTAACTTTTTAACTTCTGCGGTTCCGAGTGTTGGAACGGGCATGTGGTCTCAAACATCGGGTCCTGGCAACTCAACTTTCAGCAACGCAAGTTCTGCGATAAACGTAATTACGGTTGATACTTACGGGACGTACGATTTTACTTGGACAGAAACCAATGGTACCTGCGTTGATTTTCGCAGTATGACCGTTAATTTCTACGAGCAACCTAATGCTAACGCAGGATTAGGTGGAGATGAATGTGATTTGGACTTCACTTTGGCTGCAACTGCTAGTGTCGGGACTGGAGCTTGGACCTACACTGGACCAGGTACAGCTACATTCGGTTCTCCAACTGCAGCAAGTACGGTTGTTACGGTTTCTCAGTCTGGTGCTTATACTTTTACTTGGACAGAAACCAATGGTGTTTGCTCTGACGCAGACGCTGTAACTGTGAATTTCTACGATCAGCCGGTTGCTGATCCGGGAACTGGAGGCGATGAGTGCGATTTGAATTTCACATTCAATGGCACTGCAAGCTATGGCACAGGTGTATGGACGTACACTGGACCAGGAACCGCTTCATTCACAAGTGCTAGTAGCGTTACGTCAACCGTGACTGTAAGTGCTTATGGAACGTATGTGTTCACTTGGACGGAAACCAACGGAATCTGTTCAGACAACGCTTCTGTTACAGTAAACTTCTATCAGCAGCCAGTAGCAAATGCGGGAACTGTTTCAAATCAGTGTGACCTAGACTTTACTTTCGGTGCTGTTCCAAGCATCGGGGTTGGAACTTGGACGTACACAGGCGCTGGTAACGCCACTTTTGCGCCAAGTGCCAATGATCCTGCAGCAACAGTTACTGTTGATGCAACAGGTTCATACACCTTTACTTGGACAGAAGATAACAACGGTTGTACATCAAGTTCTTCTAGAACAATCGCTTTCAACGCACTGCCTACAGTTAGTTTTAGTGGATTGGCTGCACAATATTGCGTGAGCGTGACTTCACAGCAACCACTTGTTGGAACTCCAAGTGGAGGAACATTCAGTGGATTAGGAATAAGCGGTAACTCGTTCATTCCAAGTGCGGCAGGTGTTGGCACCATTTTCATCACTTACACTTATACAGATGTGAACGGATGTACAGATAGCGAAACACAGTCGGTTGATGTTAATGGACTTCCAACTGTATCGTTCAGCGGCCTTGCAGCAAGCTACTGTGAAGACGATGCAGCGCCTTACGTTCTAACTGGTTCTCCTTCAGGAGGTGCTTTTGTTGGACCAGGAATGGCAAGTGGCTCATTCACGCCATCAGTTGCAAACAACGGCACTCACAACATTACTTATACGTATGTTGATGCCTTCGGCTGCACAAGTTCTGATCAGCAGACCACGGTGGTTAACGAACTCCCTGTGGTGTCATTCACTGGGCTATCCGCTACTTATTGTGAAGATGCTTCGAACGCAAATCTTACTGGAATTCCTGCTGGCGGAACGTTTGCCGGTCCTGGAATTGTAGGAAATGCATTCAGTCCGGTGGCAGCTGGCGTAGGAACACACACCATCGTTTACAGTTACACAGACGGAAACAGTTGCTCGAATACCTATTCTCAGCAAGTTACTGTTAATGATGTTCCGCTTCCAGCCATCAGCCCTTCTGGAAACATTGAGATCTGTGCTGGTACTAGCGTTACGCTTGATGCAGGAAACGGATACGTACAGTATTCTTGGAGCACAAACCAAAACGGTCAATCCATTTCTGTGAATACCGCTGGAAGCTATCATGTCACAGTTACAACTGCTGGAGGTTGCGTAGGGACTTCGGCTGATGTTACAGTGATCGTCAATCAATTGCCGGTTGTTGATCTTGGTCCTGACACGGTGATCTGTACTGGTCACGTATTGACGTTGGATGCAGGAAATGCTGGATCATCTTATAGCTGGTCTACATTTGAAATCACCCAAACGATCAACGTTACGACTTCTGGTTTATATGTAGCCAATGTGACCGATCAGAACGGTTGTGTTGGAACAGATAACGTAGCTGTAACTGCAAGTGATCTTCTTGATCCGATAATCGTTGCAAATGGACCGATAACTTTCTGTGCTGGTCAATCAGTAGTGCTGGATGCTGGAGCTGGATATGATAGTTATCTCTGGAGCACAGGTGCTACTACGCAAACCATTACCGTTAGCGGTGCAGGTCTTATTGAAGTAGAGGTAATGGATCAATTTGGTTGTGGCGGAACAGATGACGAAGTTGTTTCAGTTCTTCAATTGCCGAATGCGGTTATTCAACCAAGTGGACCGATTGCGATCTGTAGTTCAGATACGATTACGCTTTCTGCAAGCAACACATTTGCTGCTTACAGCTGGAATCCTGGTGGAGCAACCTCAAGTTCCATTGATGTTTGGCAGTCTGGCTCTTACTCGGTAACGGTTACAGATCCGAACAATGGTTGTGTTGCAACATCCAATGTTGTTCAGGTAACAGTCAACAATTCAGCGCCTCCTGTTATTGTAGCCAGTGGTTCTGTTCAGTTCTGCGATGGTGGAAGCGTTAGTTTGAGTGTTGCGCCTGGTCCATACAACTCGTATCTGTGGACAAGCGGTTCAACAACCCCATCAATTGTGGTTACAGAAACAGGAGATTACGGAGTAACTGTTCAGGATGCGAATGGCTGTACGGATAGTACGCTTTTGGGTAATCCGCTGCATGTAGAAGTTTGGGATCCACAACCAATTGCTGTACAGCAAGGTGATAGTATTGTTGTTACCAACGGACCATTCGATCAATATCAGTGGTACTACAACGGTGGACCAGTTCCTGGAGCAACAGGACCGGTCATTCAACCAGCTCAAAGTGGTAATTACACAGTTCATGCCTGGGATTCGCACGATTGCGAGGGTGTTTCGTTCAACGTTGAATTCACATTCACTGGAATCGTTGATGTGAATGATATTTACGACATCAGTGTTTATCCGAACCCAACAAGAGGTATGGTTACGTTGGTTGCCGACTTCGGAAAATCAGTTGATCTGGTAATGTCATTGAAAGATGTGACAGGCAGAAGCATCATTGTTCCTGAAACGCTCAATAATGTTTCTTCCATCCGAAGAGAAATTGACCTCGAAAGTCTATCAATGGGAGTTTACTACTTGCAATTGGTGACTGAAGAAGGCATGGTTGTCAAGCCGATAATTAGAGACTGA
- a CDS encoding FG-GAP-like repeat-containing protein yields the protein MKHRFWIFISSLFVVSLPATGQVLFEELSGTMGITHMHRSFKYLGGGVAVFDFDNDGWQDVYLTGGQNSDKLLHNLGNGQFEDVTIQSGIGAFSQTFTFGVTTGDIDNDGYRDILVTTEFGSQSIMLRNQGNGTFTALPNAINDGTTWKTAASFGDVNNDGLLDVYITSYVFQSGFIQDGVGTVIGFAHDCSPNMLFLNNGNLTFTDVSGTYGVNNEGCALATAFTDFDNDRDMDLMLANDFGAWVQPSALFENELPIAQLADISVQSDMDLSIYGMGIAIGDYDKDGDLDYYQTNLGRNVLSRNDNGWFADVTTEANCENDSTGQLLNTSWGSFFFDADNDSWPDLFVSNGEINSADIIANVLRDPNKLFLNNGDGTFTDISDVAEVSSTLRGRGAAYGDFDNDGRLDLFVNNIHKDNDSTHFEYYHNISEVGNWIAFKLHGTQSNRDAFGSHIRLVQNGVSVLAEVDGGSSHASQNSSVVHFGLGENTVVDSVIVSFPSGIDRIFTNVEANQIHQVYEDITIGVHSNADEFDELIVVNTGSNPIIRSSRSNEVSIALFDISGRMVHSASIHLDNGDNLMQLPDLSSGVYLLRLTTRSIHTTNRIFIK from the coding sequence ATGAAACATCGTTTTTGGATTTTCATTTCCTCCTTGTTTGTAGTCTCATTACCTGCAACCGGACAAGTTCTTTTTGAAGAACTTTCTGGTACTATGGGTATTACTCACATGCACCGGTCATTCAAATATTTGGGTGGAGGAGTTGCTGTTTTTGATTTCGATAATGATGGCTGGCAAGACGTATATCTTACTGGTGGACAGAATTCAGATAAACTGCTTCATAATTTGGGAAATGGCCAGTTTGAAGATGTGACCATCCAGTCCGGCATCGGTGCTTTTTCGCAGACTTTCACGTTTGGGGTGACAACAGGAGATATTGATAACGATGGCTATCGCGATATTTTGGTGACAACTGAATTTGGAAGTCAAAGTATCATGCTTCGCAATCAGGGTAACGGAACGTTTACAGCATTGCCTAATGCAATAAATGATGGCACAACTTGGAAAACGGCCGCTTCTTTTGGGGATGTAAATAATGATGGGTTGCTCGATGTGTACATAACTTCCTATGTTTTTCAATCGGGTTTTATACAAGATGGAGTAGGAACGGTTATTGGGTTTGCTCACGATTGTAGTCCTAATATGTTGTTCTTGAACAATGGAAACTTGACGTTTACGGATGTTTCAGGTACTTATGGAGTGAATAATGAAGGCTGCGCGTTAGCAACTGCATTTACCGATTTTGACAACGATAGGGACATGGACCTTATGTTGGCTAACGATTTTGGAGCATGGGTTCAACCAAGCGCACTATTTGAAAATGAATTACCAATAGCGCAACTAGCGGATATAAGTGTACAGTCCGATATGGACCTATCGATTTACGGGATGGGAATAGCCATTGGCGATTATGATAAAGATGGCGATCTGGATTATTACCAGACCAACCTAGGCAGAAACGTGCTGAGTCGGAATGACAATGGATGGTTTGCAGATGTAACCACAGAAGCAAACTGCGAAAATGATTCGACAGGACAACTACTGAATACAAGTTGGGGAAGCTTCTTTTTTGATGCCGATAATGATTCGTGGCCTGATCTGTTTGTGTCAAATGGAGAGATCAACTCGGCCGATATCATTGCCAATGTATTGAGAGACCCGAATAAGTTGTTCCTCAATAATGGAGACGGCACTTTTACAGATATATCGGATGTGGCAGAAGTTTCATCTACCCTGAGGGGAAGGGGAGCCGCCTATGGCGATTTTGATAACGATGGTAGGCTGGACCTATTTGTAAATAATATTCACAAGGATAACGATTCGACCCATTTTGAATATTACCATAATATATCGGAAGTTGGAAACTGGATTGCATTCAAACTCCACGGAACTCAAAGTAATAGAGATGCCTTCGGTTCACACATCCGTTTGGTTCAGAATGGAGTATCCGTGTTAGCAGAAGTTGATGGTGGTTCTTCTCACGCTTCGCAGAACTCATCTGTTGTCCATTTTGGGCTTGGTGAAAATACAGTGGTTGATTCTGTCATCGTCAGTTTTCCAAGTGGCATCGATCGCATATTCACAAATGTGGAAGCAAACCAGATTCATCAAGTGTATGAGGATATCACCATAGGTGTTCACTCAAATGCTGATGAGTTTGATGAATTAATTGTGGTCAATACTGGTTCAAACCCAATAATCAGATCGTCTAGATCAAATGAAGTGTCGATTGCGTTGTTCGATATTTCAGGACGGATGGTTCATTCAGCAAGTATCCACTTAGACAATGGAGACAATCTCATGCAATTGCCCGATTTGTCATCAGGTGTTTATTTACTTCGCTTGACAACGAGATCGATACATACTACAAATCGAATATTCATCAAGTAA